A genomic stretch from Bacillus sp. E(2018) includes:
- a CDS encoding phosphoribulokinase, with product MENILQEVSNRIRRVEHPLIIGISGHGAAGKTTFASKLIHMIGQEKVNSINTDPYIVRSELRKCTTVDYVYHNKNHSYKMTACHPLAHHIWSLERDIKMIRDRLNLYTIGTHLTESILVSSGKQITIVEGMSVAFCDPALFDLKIYLYTDGDTELSRRGVRDVSERGTNIDHLLHSHEERRIQYEVFMHPKHQHFDYVVKNSNEEYVLETGVWPFIS from the coding sequence ATGGAAAATATTTTACAAGAAGTAAGTAATCGTATAAGAAGAGTAGAACATCCATTGATAATAGGGATCTCTGGACACGGTGCTGCAGGAAAAACAACATTTGCTTCTAAACTTATACATATGATTGGGCAGGAAAAAGTAAATTCTATTAATACGGATCCTTATATCGTCCGTTCTGAGCTAAGAAAATGCACAACAGTAGATTACGTGTATCACAATAAAAACCATTCTTATAAAATGACAGCATGTCATCCACTTGCTCATCATATTTGGTCTTTAGAGCGAGATATAAAAATGATAAGGGATAGGTTAAATCTATACACGATCGGGACTCATTTAACAGAGAGTATTTTGGTTTCCTCAGGAAAACAGATAACAATAGTTGAGGGAATGAGTGTAGCATTTTGTGATCCTGCACTGTTTGATCTTAAGATCTATTTATATACAGACGGTGATACTGAGTTAAGTAGGAGAGGGGTACGTGATGTTTCGGAACGAGGGACCAACATTGATCATTTGTTACATTCACACGAGGAACGAAGAATTCAGTATGAAGTATTCATGCATCCCAAACATCAACACTTTGATTATGTTGTAAAGAATTCAAATGAAGAGTATGTGCTGGAAACAGGAGTATGGCCATTTATAAGTTAA
- a CDS encoding MEDS domain-containing protein, with product MKMKELIEQKRNVHVLYSYNGMKEYTEKIVNFIQDGTSLGECVVVIENERIYRMLKQELAIRLKPDQLELVHHVNNFDFYYSSGSYHPPAIVDYFFKTVKPYVDNNKSFRSWAHVEWGTMEDPLHLIEDLERIVDGVVNELAFPLICAYEGEKMPEHLQTSLLKTHPYILIDEEFVVSDQYTLKRINK from the coding sequence GTGAAAATGAAAGAGTTAATCGAACAAAAAAGGAATGTTCATGTGCTTTATTCTTATAATGGAATGAAAGAATACACAGAAAAAATTGTGAATTTTATTCAAGACGGCACCTCATTAGGAGAGTGTGTTGTAGTGATTGAAAACGAACGCATCTATCGCATGCTTAAACAAGAGTTGGCCATTAGACTAAAACCTGATCAATTGGAGCTTGTCCATCATGTAAATAATTTTGACTTTTACTATTCAAGCGGCAGTTATCATCCACCTGCCATTGTAGATTACTTTTTCAAAACTGTTAAACCTTATGTAGATAACAACAAGTCTTTTCGTTCATGGGCACATGTTGAATGGGGGACAATGGAAGATCCTCTTCATCTTATCGAAGACCTAGAGAGAATCGTGGACGGAGTCGTAAATGAGCTTGCATTCCCACTTATATGTGCATATGAGGGTGAAAAAATGCCAGAACATCTTCAAACCAGCTTACTGAAAACGCATCCCTATATACTCATAGATGAGGAATTCGTTGTATCAGATCAATACACATTGAAACGTATAAATAAATAA